In Kryptolebias marmoratus isolate JLee-2015 linkage group LG11, ASM164957v2, whole genome shotgun sequence, the following proteins share a genomic window:
- the bend7 gene encoding BEN domain-containing protein 7, giving the protein MEFGERKRRRKSQSFKLVTDEEDCDPSNVTKASCANGETNDAAVPDVWLQGDESMEIKRQITGMMRLLSDRSGRVYQRVGSEQNSSTKEPKDNLNCTQTLVSSPVSEDPQCNNWSSAGDPEPSSSSTSIPNDPACGQHSTRSRALRILNSTKEPNDALPPAVQEIPCCMCNCKGTLQAILQELRAMRRLMQTQKASFDRQEQAGSTCHPHLGPASTPRRMPPKRRPVYKVAPLSVSNTRRVTSLLGASAPKAGPTESGRREDSEKLDSSTLSMHSVSCDVSVLPHQVGNTPSPPLNQPREHQELESEVRLAEDYDVFISKAQLDSILVNYTRSGSLLFRKLVCAFFDDATLANSLPNGKRKRGLNDNRKGLDQNIVGAIKVFTEKYCTEHRIEKLPGPRDWVQILQDQIKLARRRLKRDAADAEENSNGPSTSMNVT; this is encoded by the exons ATGGAGTTtggggagaggaagaggagaaggaaatCCCAGAGCTTTAAACTGGTCACGGATGAGGAAG ATTGTGACCCATCAAATGTGACAAAAGCCAGTTGTGCCAACGGGGAAACTAATGATGCTGCTGTGCCTGATG TTTGGCTGCAGGGGGATGAGAGCATGGAAATCAAAAGGCAAATCACAGGAATGATGAGACTTCTGAGCGATAGGTCTGGCAGGGTTTATCAACGTGTCGGATCGGAGCAGAACAGCTCAACGAAGGAGCCCAAGGATAATCTTAACTGTACTCAGACTCTGGTTTCATCTCCTGTGTCAGAGGACCCTCAGTGCAACAATTGGAGCTCTGCAGGGGACCCAGAGCCGTCATCTTCATCCACCTCCATCCCTAACGATCCAGCCTGTGGCCAGCACAGCACCCGCTCCAGAGCCCTCAGGATCCTCAACAGCACAAAGGAACCAAACG ATGCACTCCCTCCTGCAGTGCAAGAAATCCCCTGCTGTATGTGCAACTGTAAAGGCACCTTGCAGGCCATACTGCAGGAACTGCGAGCCATGAGGCGGCTGATGCAGACTCAAAAAG catCCTTTGACAGGCAGGAGCAGGCAGGCTCCACATGCCATCCTCACCTCGGTCCAGCTTCCACTCCTCGGCGTATGCCCCCCAAAAGGAGACCAGTCTATAAAGTGGCTCCACTTAGTGTATCCAACACGAGGAGAGTCACATCTCTACTGGGGGCATCAGCACCTAAAGCCGGTCCTACGGAATCTGGAAGGAGAGAGGACAGTGAGAAACTCGACTCATCTACACTCAGCATGCACTCTGTTTCCTGTGATGTTTCTGTGTTGCCACATCAGGTCGGCAACACACCCAGTCCTCCCCTGAACCAACCGAGGGAACATCAAGAGTTAGAG TCTGAAGTTCGTCTTGCAGAAGATTATGACGTGTTCATCTCGAAGGCCCAGCTAGACTCCATTCTGGTTAACTATACCCGCTCTGGCAGCCTCCTGTTTCGCAAACTG GTGTGTGCCTTTTTTGATGATGCCACTCTGGCTAACTCACTGCCAAATGGTAAAAGGAAACGAGGGCTCAATGACAACCGGAAGGGCTTAGACCAGAACATTGTTGGTGCCATTAAAG TGTTTACAGAGAAATACTGCACTGAACACAGAATAGAGAAGCTGCCTGG
- the si:dkey-234i14.6 gene encoding uncharacterized protein si:dkey-234i14.6 isoform X1, translated as MDGLQPEAAGGVGEIGENAEEKYRALAYDTALSTLVAVALYVVLKVSLDGFRQWRARTSVLVVGSGPVGLTAALVAVRSGKVLKLTVLDERYRTALLCRPQQIALDPRSVKFLLGLGVDFDNMEGCWHNEHFFTKIGVFQEYLLSILEQKKQKVEVKVQLGTKFTEEYLQRIPHKEWPRVIVVADGSCGDSCSVLGISSDYTVESCHAYGANASIERLDQRQVPTPEIRAHSLYFDLSAYGVEALREHRNPTAKPGFHLKIYGTFRNRYMALVCPASDTKMVRYLRHTANSSIMKNIFHQSFNAYKTDIEPRLNDVTLHHMQCSRRLFEIQLSHRRISAAYIEGDSVAVIVEGEAARVLNFDAGFGVNLGMRGLESVGTFIYRIATAVDQNDILEALSAKMKHSRQVAEAFKQAGLTESMYE; from the exons ATGGACGGGCTGCAGCCAGAAGCCGCCGGAGGAGTTGGTGAGATCGGGGAAAACGCGGAGGAAAAGTATCGCGCTCTCGCCTATGACACTGCCCTCAGCACTCTGGTGGCGGTGgccctgtatgtggtgctgaaAGTCAGCCTGGATGGGTTCAGGCAGTGGCGCGCCAGGACCTCGGTGCTCGTCGTGGGTTCGGGTCCCGTGGGGCTGACGGCCGCGCTGGTCGCTGTCCGCTCCGGGAAGGTGCTGAAACTGACCGTGCTGGATGAGAGGTACCGGACCGCCCTGCTCTGCCGACCCCAGCAGATAGCCCTGGATCCCCGCAGCGTCAAGTTTCTTCTGGGACTCGGAGTGGACTTTGACAACATGGAAGGCTGCTGGCACAACGAGCATTTTTTCACCAAGATAGGCGTGTTTCAGGAGTACCTGCTGAGCATCCTGgagcagaagaagcagaaggTGGAGGTCAAAGTGCAGCTGGGAACCAAG tttacaGAGGAATACCTGCAGCGGATTCCACACAAAGAATGGCCACGGGTAATTGTGGTGGCTGATGGTTCGTGTGGCGACTCCTGCTCCGTGTTGGGGATCAGCTCTGACTACACCGTGGAGTCCTGCCATGCCTACGGAGCTAATGCTAGTATAGAGAGATTAGACCAGAGACAG GTGCCGACACCTGAGATCCGTGCACACAGCCTCTACTTTGACCTGTCTGCATATGGAGTGGAGGCTCTCAGAGAGCACAGAAACCCAACAGCCAAGCCCGGCTTCCACCTGAAGATCTACGGCACCTTCAGGAACCGCTACATGGCCCTTGTCTGTCCAGCTTCTGACACCAAGATGGTTCGCTACCTCAGGCACACTGCAAACTCCTCT ATAATGAAGAACATTTTTCATCAATCTTTCAATGCCTATAAGACAGACATAGAACCTCGTCTGAACGACGTGACGCTCCACCACATGCAGTGCAGTCGGCGTCTCTTTGAGATCCAGCTGTCCCACAGACGCATCAGTGCTGCCTATATCGAGGGGGACAGTGTTGCTGTCATTGTAGAGGGTGAGGCAGCACGAGTCCTCAATTTTGACGCAG GTTTTGGGGTAAATCTGGGCATGCGAGGCCTTGAGTCAGTGGGGACCTTCATTTACCGCATAGCCACGGCTGTGGACCAGAATGACATTTTAGAGGCTCTGTCAGCTAAGATGAAGCACTCCAGACAGGTGGCAGAGGCCTTCAAGCAGGCAGGTCTGACTGAGTCAATGTATGAGTGA
- the prpf18 gene encoding pre-mRNA-splicing factor 18 isoform X1 → MDILKAEIARKRKILEEKELIDDSKKCFKRADLARKEKEDYFIRCGYKVQTETPESQIDKKVENEPSTSTNPVLELELTEEKLPMTLSRQEVIRRLRERGEPVRLFGESDYDAFQRLRKIEILTPEVNKGLRNDLKAAMDKIDQQYLNEIVGATESGDVDTQHDLKVHEENTTIEELEALGKTLGTGDDSGDQDVIAKFLRFLLGVWAKDLNSREDHVKRSVQGKLASATHSQTESYLEPLFKKLRKKNLPADIKESITDIIKFMLEREYVKANDAYLQMAIGNAPWPIGVTMVGIHARTGREKIFSKHVAHVLNDETQRKYIQGLKRLMTICQKQFPTDPSKCVEYNAL, encoded by the exons ATGGATATACTTAAAGCTGAGATAGCAAGAAAGAGGAAAATACTTGAGGAAAAAGAGCTAATTGAC GACTccaaaaaatgcttcaaaaggGCTGATCTCGCACGCAAGGAGAAAGAAGATTACTTCATAAGATGCGGCTATAAG GTTCAGACAGAGACCCCTGAGAGCCAG ATTGATAAGAAGGTAGAAAATGAACCATCCACTTCAACTAACCCGGTGTTAGAGCTGGAACTAACCGAGGAGAAACTGCCAATGACACTGTCACGACAAGAG GTTATTCGACGGCTACGAGAACGAGGGGAACCAGTCCGATTGTTTGGAGAGTCTGATTATGATGCTTTTCAGAGACTGAGGAAAATTGAGATCCTGACCCCAGAAGTAAACAAG GGGTTGAGAAATGACCTGAAAGCAGCCATGGACAAGATCGACCAGCAGTATCTGAATGAGATTGTTGGAGCGACAGAATCGGGGGATGTGGACACACAGCACGACCTGAAAGTTCATGAGGAAAACACCACTATAGAGGAGCTCGAG GCTCTTGGAAAAACCTTGGGTACAGGAGATGACAGTGGAGATCAGGACGTAATCGCCAAATTTTTAAGG TTTCTTCTTGGTGTTTGGGCCAAAGATCTGAACAGTCGAGAAGACCACGTGAAACGCAGCGTCCAGGGCAAGCTGGCCAGCGCAACACACTCACAGACTGAGTCTTATCTCGAGCCTCTCTTTaaaaagctcagaaagaag AATTTACCAGCTGACATAAAAGAATCGATCACAGACATCATTAAATTCATGCTGGAGAGAGAATATGTGAAG GCAAATGATGCGTATCTACAGATGGCCATTGGTAACGCTCCCTGGCCCATTGGGGTGACTATGGTGGGTATCCACGCCCGTACTGGTCGAGAAAAGATCTTCTCCAAACACGTGGCTCACGTCCTCAACGAtgagacacaaagaaaatacattcaG ggGCTGAAGAGGCTAATGACTATCTGCCAGAAACAATTCCCAACCGATCCATCGAAGTGTGTGGAGTACAATGCTCTTTAA
- the prpf18 gene encoding pre-mRNA-splicing factor 18 isoform X2, translated as MDILKAEIARKRKILEEKELIDDSKKCFKRADLARKEKEDYFIRCGYKIDKKVENEPSTSTNPVLELELTEEKLPMTLSRQEVIRRLRERGEPVRLFGESDYDAFQRLRKIEILTPEVNKGLRNDLKAAMDKIDQQYLNEIVGATESGDVDTQHDLKVHEENTTIEELEALGKTLGTGDDSGDQDVIAKFLRFLLGVWAKDLNSREDHVKRSVQGKLASATHSQTESYLEPLFKKLRKKNLPADIKESITDIIKFMLEREYVKANDAYLQMAIGNAPWPIGVTMVGIHARTGREKIFSKHVAHVLNDETQRKYIQGLKRLMTICQKQFPTDPSKCVEYNAL; from the exons ATGGATATACTTAAAGCTGAGATAGCAAGAAAGAGGAAAATACTTGAGGAAAAAGAGCTAATTGAC GACTccaaaaaatgcttcaaaaggGCTGATCTCGCACGCAAGGAGAAAGAAGATTACTTCATAAGATGCGGCTATAAG ATTGATAAGAAGGTAGAAAATGAACCATCCACTTCAACTAACCCGGTGTTAGAGCTGGAACTAACCGAGGAGAAACTGCCAATGACACTGTCACGACAAGAG GTTATTCGACGGCTACGAGAACGAGGGGAACCAGTCCGATTGTTTGGAGAGTCTGATTATGATGCTTTTCAGAGACTGAGGAAAATTGAGATCCTGACCCCAGAAGTAAACAAG GGGTTGAGAAATGACCTGAAAGCAGCCATGGACAAGATCGACCAGCAGTATCTGAATGAGATTGTTGGAGCGACAGAATCGGGGGATGTGGACACACAGCACGACCTGAAAGTTCATGAGGAAAACACCACTATAGAGGAGCTCGAG GCTCTTGGAAAAACCTTGGGTACAGGAGATGACAGTGGAGATCAGGACGTAATCGCCAAATTTTTAAGG TTTCTTCTTGGTGTTTGGGCCAAAGATCTGAACAGTCGAGAAGACCACGTGAAACGCAGCGTCCAGGGCAAGCTGGCCAGCGCAACACACTCACAGACTGAGTCTTATCTCGAGCCTCTCTTTaaaaagctcagaaagaag AATTTACCAGCTGACATAAAAGAATCGATCACAGACATCATTAAATTCATGCTGGAGAGAGAATATGTGAAG GCAAATGATGCGTATCTACAGATGGCCATTGGTAACGCTCCCTGGCCCATTGGGGTGACTATGGTGGGTATCCACGCCCGTACTGGTCGAGAAAAGATCTTCTCCAAACACGTGGCTCACGTCCTCAACGAtgagacacaaagaaaatacattcaG ggGCTGAAGAGGCTAATGACTATCTGCCAGAAACAATTCCCAACCGATCCATCGAAGTGTGTGGAGTACAATGCTCTTTAA
- the si:dkey-234i14.6 gene encoding uncharacterized protein si:dkey-234i14.6 isoform X2, protein MDGLQPEAAGGVGEIGENAEEKYRALAYDTALSTLVAVALYVVLKVSLDGFRQWRARTSVLVVGSGPVGLTAALVAVRSGKVLKLTVLDERYRTALLCRPQQIALDPRSVKFLLGLGVDFDNMEGCWHNEHFFTKIGVFQEYLLSILEQKKQKVEVKVQLGTKVPTPEIRAHSLYFDLSAYGVEALREHRNPTAKPGFHLKIYGTFRNRYMALVCPASDTKMVRYLRHTANSSIMKNIFHQSFNAYKTDIEPRLNDVTLHHMQCSRRLFEIQLSHRRISAAYIEGDSVAVIVEGEAARVLNFDAGFGVNLGMRGLESVGTFIYRIATAVDQNDILEALSAKMKHSRQVAEAFKQAGLTESMYE, encoded by the exons ATGGACGGGCTGCAGCCAGAAGCCGCCGGAGGAGTTGGTGAGATCGGGGAAAACGCGGAGGAAAAGTATCGCGCTCTCGCCTATGACACTGCCCTCAGCACTCTGGTGGCGGTGgccctgtatgtggtgctgaaAGTCAGCCTGGATGGGTTCAGGCAGTGGCGCGCCAGGACCTCGGTGCTCGTCGTGGGTTCGGGTCCCGTGGGGCTGACGGCCGCGCTGGTCGCTGTCCGCTCCGGGAAGGTGCTGAAACTGACCGTGCTGGATGAGAGGTACCGGACCGCCCTGCTCTGCCGACCCCAGCAGATAGCCCTGGATCCCCGCAGCGTCAAGTTTCTTCTGGGACTCGGAGTGGACTTTGACAACATGGAAGGCTGCTGGCACAACGAGCATTTTTTCACCAAGATAGGCGTGTTTCAGGAGTACCTGCTGAGCATCCTGgagcagaagaagcagaaggTGGAGGTCAAAGTGCAGCTGGGAACCAAG GTGCCGACACCTGAGATCCGTGCACACAGCCTCTACTTTGACCTGTCTGCATATGGAGTGGAGGCTCTCAGAGAGCACAGAAACCCAACAGCCAAGCCCGGCTTCCACCTGAAGATCTACGGCACCTTCAGGAACCGCTACATGGCCCTTGTCTGTCCAGCTTCTGACACCAAGATGGTTCGCTACCTCAGGCACACTGCAAACTCCTCT ATAATGAAGAACATTTTTCATCAATCTTTCAATGCCTATAAGACAGACATAGAACCTCGTCTGAACGACGTGACGCTCCACCACATGCAGTGCAGTCGGCGTCTCTTTGAGATCCAGCTGTCCCACAGACGCATCAGTGCTGCCTATATCGAGGGGGACAGTGTTGCTGTCATTGTAGAGGGTGAGGCAGCACGAGTCCTCAATTTTGACGCAG GTTTTGGGGTAAATCTGGGCATGCGAGGCCTTGAGTCAGTGGGGACCTTCATTTACCGCATAGCCACGGCTGTGGACCAGAATGACATTTTAGAGGCTCTGTCAGCTAAGATGAAGCACTCCAGACAGGTGGCAGAGGCCTTCAAGCAGGCAGGTCTGACTGAGTCAATGTATGAGTGA